A section of the Candidatus Atribacteria bacterium genome encodes:
- a CDS encoding histidinol-phosphate aminotransferase family protein, whose product MKKVEDYFVPWIKDIKMYISPHIELAWKEPKLHRMMSNENPHNPSEKVLEAINKYAKMANRYPDQGMVVRSKIAEINNLPGPENVMVGNGTSEIYDMLLRSFLQPGEELIQHTPCFGIYKLRCAIIGGKLISVPMIYRNNEILFDADAIIKAVTPKTKAIIVANPNNPTGNFMDEKDFRKIAALGIPFIVDEAYVEYAGYEKSMTKLIAEFKNVLVTRTLSKAYGLAGLRFGYAMGDKEVIAQISATLIPWNVGTIPMWAALAALEDTKALESRVKFNNEQVKYIEQELGAIPGMVVFHTYGNYILLDARGTGKTGDAIVAYAQEKGMILRPQAKMYDNDGFFRITIGTAEENRMMVEAVKEFCAK is encoded by the coding sequence ATGAAGAAAGTTGAAGATTACTTTGTGCCCTGGATTAAAGATATTAAGATGTATATTTCTCCCCATATCGAATTAGCCTGGAAGGAACCGAAGCTACACCGGATGATGTCTAATGAAAATCCTCATAATCCTTCTGAGAAGGTATTAGAGGCCATCAATAAATATGCAAAGATGGCCAACCGATATCCTGATCAGGGGATGGTAGTTCGAAGCAAGATCGCTGAGATAAATAATCTGCCCGGTCCGGAGAATGTAATGGTTGGCAATGGAACCAGTGAGATTTACGATATGCTATTACGAAGCTTCTTGCAGCCCGGAGAAGAATTAATTCAACATACGCCTTGTTTTGGTATTTATAAATTACGTTGTGCTATCATAGGAGGGAAGTTAATATCGGTGCCCATGATTTACCGAAATAATGAAATACTCTTTGACGCGGATGCAATTATTAAAGCGGTAACACCCAAGACCAAAGCTATTATCGTTGCTAATCCTAATAATCCGACCGGTAACTTCATGGATGAAAAGGACTTTAGGAAAATTGCTGCTCTGGGCATACCTTTTATTGTAGATGAAGCCTATGTAGAATATGCCGGCTATGAAAAATCGATGACAAAGCTGATCGCAGAATTCAAGAATGTTTTGGTCACCCGAACCCTTTCAAAGGCTTATGGTCTTGCCGGTTTGAGATTTGGTTATGCCATGGGAGATAAAGAGGTCATAGCCCAGATTTCTGCTACGCTTATCCCCTGGAATGTCGGTACTATACCGATGTGGGCTGCCTTGGCTGCCTTGGAGGATACCAAAGCATTAGAAAGTCGAGTAAAATTTAATAATGAGCAGGTCAAGTATATCGAGCAAGAGCTCGGCGCTATTCCCGGCATGGTCGTTTTCCACACTTATGGTAATTATATACTTCTCGATGCCAGAGGAACCGGAAAAACCGGTGATGCGATAGTGGCCTATGCCCAGGAAAAGGGTATGATTTTGAGACCGCAAGCTAAAATGTACGATAATGATGGTTTCTTTAGAATTACTATCGGGACGGCAGAAGAGAATAGGATGATGGTCGAGGCGGTAAAAGAGTTTTGCGCAAAATAA
- a CDS encoding C4-dicarboxylate ABC transporter, with amino-acid sequence MKKIIFVTLLLLIILSTSVAAETIRWRLQSYAGPALNEHVCKNAIDEFNKAANGEMFIEVYTADQLVPHGELFRALQEGTVDAVVSDDDSMAAPVDVSVFAAYFPMAVRYGIDVNALWNWWGLNEIWKEAYDEIEGVTWLSQGSWDPCNFATTRPIRHMEDLKGLRMYMFPTGGDFMTQFGVVPTVMPYEDVEMAIQTGMLDGVCWSGITEDYTVGWADVCDYYLTNPISGGWSGGWFVNTEAWEKVPPHLQQLFLLAIDKSHYYRLHWYWAGEARYRTQGKKMQLTTIPEEEWKVVEEAALKYWDEVAKRSPRCAKVVEILKEYEKTMKAAGAPYRY; translated from the coding sequence ATGAAAAAAATAATTTTTGTTACACTTTTATTGCTTATTATTTTAAGTACTTCAGTAGCTGCCGAAACCATCAGGTGGAGACTTCAATCCTACGCCGGCCCTGCCCTGAATGAACATGTCTGTAAAAATGCCATAGATGAGTTTAATAAAGCTGCCAACGGAGAGATGTTCATCGAAGTATACACCGCTGATCAGCTGGTGCCTCATGGTGAGCTATTCCGAGCATTACAGGAAGGAACGGTTGATGCAGTGGTTAGTGACGATGACTCCATGGCTGCTCCTGTAGACGTATCTGTATTTGCCGCTTATTTCCCTATGGCTGTACGATACGGAATAGATGTTAATGCGCTGTGGAATTGGTGGGGGCTGAACGAAATTTGGAAGGAAGCCTATGATGAGATAGAAGGTGTCACCTGGTTAAGCCAGGGGAGCTGGGATCCCTGCAATTTTGCAACTACCAGACCCATCCGTCACATGGAAGATCTTAAGGGACTGAGAATGTACATGTTCCCCACCGGGGGCGATTTCATGACACAATTCGGTGTTGTCCCAACGGTTATGCCCTATGAGGACGTTGAAATGGCCATTCAAACGGGTATGTTAGACGGAGTTTGTTGGTCCGGTATCACCGAGGATTATACCGTGGGATGGGCTGATGTTTGCGATTATTATCTGACCAATCCTATATCCGGAGGCTGGTCAGGCGGTTGGTTTGTTAATACCGAAGCCTGGGAGAAAGTGCCTCCTCACCTGCAGCAATTGTTCCTGCTGGCAATAGACAAATCCCATTACTATCGACTACATTGGTACTGGGCTGGCGAAGCTCGTTACCGAACACAGGGGAAAAAGATGCAGCTTACTACCATCCCCGAAGAGGAGTGGAAAGTAGTGGAAGAGGCAGCCTTAAAATACTGGGACGAGGTTGCTAAAAGAAGCCCCAGATGTGCCAAAGTGGTAGAGATACTTAAAGAATACGAAAAGACCATGAAAGCAGCCGGTGCTCCCTACCGATACTAA
- a CDS encoding TRAP transporter large permease subunit — protein MSNFAIMAILMFASMIVMLLTGRHIFAVIGGVSAIFSLLLWGKGGVGMSYHASFQLLVWYPLLTLPIFIYIGYMFSKSGIADDLYEMIHVWMGPVRGGLAIGTILLMSIISAINGLSVAGMAVGSTIALPEMLKRKYDKQMITGVIQAGSSLGIMIPPSVVLVLYGMIARQPVGQLWMAGFLPGFLLAGLFIIYIFIRCLIQPEMGPALSKEERNIPFIEKVRLLQAGVVPILIIFMMSGLFFLGITSLVESAAVGATVITLAAIIKRRLTWEIMNEVLRETLSVSCMFMWIILAALSFGAIFDGLGAVHAIEELFLRYGFGRWGIMVMMQLSYLLMGMFLDDTAMLIIVAPLYVPLIIKLGFNPIWYGILYTITCQIAYLTPPFGYNLFLMRAMAPKEITLGDIYRSVIPFVLLMILGLGLIMVFPQIALFLPNLYFGK, from the coding sequence ATGAGTAATTTCGCGATTATGGCTATTCTTATGTTTGCTTCGATGATTGTTATGCTTCTTACCGGGCGGCATATCTTTGCCGTTATCGGTGGTGTTTCCGCTATTTTTTCTCTTCTCCTGTGGGGGAAGGGCGGTGTAGGGATGTCTTACCATGCAAGCTTTCAGCTGTTGGTTTGGTATCCCCTCCTAACTCTTCCTATATTCATCTACATCGGGTATATGTTTTCTAAATCAGGGATAGCGGATGATCTATACGAAATGATACATGTCTGGATGGGGCCGGTCAGAGGAGGTTTAGCTATCGGAACCATTCTCTTAATGTCCATAATATCTGCTATCAACGGATTAAGTGTAGCAGGTATGGCGGTTGGAAGTACTATCGCTTTACCGGAAATGCTCAAACGAAAATATGACAAACAAATGATAACCGGTGTAATTCAGGCGGGGAGTTCATTAGGTATCATGATACCGCCCAGTGTTGTCCTGGTTCTTTACGGAATGATCGCCAGGCAGCCGGTCGGACAGCTTTGGATGGCCGGTTTTTTACCGGGCTTCTTGCTGGCAGGCTTGTTTATCATCTATATTTTTATCAGATGCTTGATTCAGCCGGAGATGGGTCCGGCGTTATCCAAGGAAGAGCGTAATATTCCTTTCATAGAGAAAGTAAGGCTGCTCCAAGCCGGGGTAGTTCCTATATTAATTATTTTTATGATGTCCGGACTGTTCTTCTTGGGGATAACCAGTTTAGTCGAGAGTGCCGCCGTAGGGGCAACAGTCATTACTCTTGCCGCTATTATTAAACGGCGCTTGACCTGGGAGATAATGAATGAAGTACTGCGTGAAACCCTTAGCGTAAGTTGCATGTTTATGTGGATTATTCTGGCAGCACTTTCCTTTGGTGCTATCTTTGATGGTCTTGGCGCTGTACATGCAATAGAAGAGCTATTTCTCAGATACGGGTTCGGTAGATGGGGAATCATGGTCATGATGCAGCTTTCCTACCTCTTAATGGGGATGTTTTTGGACGATACAGCCATGCTTATCATTGTTGCCCCTCTTTATGTTCCCCTGATAATTAAGCTGGGCTTTAATCCGATTTGGTATGGCATTCTCTATACTATAACCTGCCAGATAGCTTACCTGACGCCTCCCTTTGGATATAACCTCTTTCTTATGAGAGCAATGGCTCCCAAAGAGATAACACTGGGAGATATCTACCGTTCGGTAATACCTTTTGTACTGCTTATGATTCTTGGTTTAGGCCTTATAATGGTCTTCCCTCAAATAGCTTTATTTTTGCCCAATTTATATTTTGGGAAATAA
- a CDS encoding TRAP transporter small permease subunit → MNKTVKIYVRYMDATSRAVGGVVKFLIFGMIAILLYETVSRTLFNQPHIWSVESAQFIMAGYYLLGGGYSLLIGSHVRMDLLYNNWSVKKKALADVITFFIALLYLVVLTYGGWQGIQYALKYKQVTYSAWAPQVAPIKIIMQIGIVMMLLQLIAEFIKDLAVLRGENIYE, encoded by the coding sequence ATGAATAAAACGGTAAAAATCTACGTCCGTTACATGGACGCAACCAGCCGGGCAGTAGGTGGGGTTGTGAAGTTTTTAATTTTTGGAATGATAGCCATTTTGCTTTATGAAACTGTGTCTAGGACCCTTTTTAACCAGCCGCATATCTGGTCAGTGGAGAGCGCACAGTTTATTATGGCGGGCTATTATTTACTTGGAGGCGGATATTCTTTGCTTATCGGGAGCCATGTTAGAATGGACCTTTTATATAATAATTGGTCGGTGAAGAAAAAAGCTCTTGCCGATGTAATTACCTTTTTTATCGCTCTTCTATACCTTGTGGTACTTACCTACGGTGGATGGCAGGGTATTCAATATGCCCTTAAATATAAACAGGTGACTTATTCTGCATGGGCACCCCAGGTAGCTCCCATCAAGATTATTATGCAGATAGGGATCGTTATGATGCTTTTACAATTAATAGCCGAATTTATCAAAGATCTGGCAGTGCTGAGAGGGGAGAATATATATGAGTAA
- a CDS encoding transketolase — MKELNDPRKVFGNQVLELAKQDPRILAVSTDSSGSSGFGPFKECFPERHLEFGLTEQSAIGFCAGLALSGKIPFFCAITPFITMRCFEQVRDDLVYTFANVKIAGRNSGLDYSYLGYTHQSLEDIAVMRSLSNMKVLVPSDAIEIRACVNEAAKYTGPVYIRIGSEKLPTFHQSDYHFSFGKGEALQKGKDITLITMGGMVWRTMEAAEELVKLGIEVGVISMPSIKPLDYELLLQVSKETDIILTIEDHSIVGGLGGAVSEFLSQENPIRVVRLGVPDVFSTTGSYGDLLEKYHLSKSGIVDYVINLVKKKKSSYSN, encoded by the coding sequence ATGAAAGAATTAAACGATCCACGAAAAGTATTCGGTAACCAAGTTTTAGAACTGGCCAAACAAGACCCGCGAATTTTAGCCGTATCGACTGATTCTTCAGGCAGTTCAGGATTCGGCCCTTTTAAAGAGTGTTTCCCGGAAAGGCATTTAGAATTTGGTTTAACAGAACAATCAGCGATTGGTTTTTGTGCAGGGCTTGCTTTGAGCGGGAAGATACCTTTCTTTTGTGCCATAACTCCTTTTATTACCATGCGTTGTTTTGAGCAGGTTAGAGATGATTTAGTTTATACTTTTGCCAATGTCAAAATTGCCGGGCGTAACTCCGGACTTGATTATTCTTACCTGGGATATACCCATCAATCTTTGGAAGATATAGCAGTAATGAGGAGCTTGTCTAATATGAAAGTGCTTGTGCCTTCTGATGCCATTGAAATAAGAGCCTGCGTAAATGAAGCGGCTAAATACACCGGACCGGTTTATATCAGAATTGGCAGTGAAAAATTACCTACTTTTCATCAATCAGATTACCATTTTTCCTTCGGAAAAGGGGAAGCACTTCAAAAAGGAAAGGATATTACCTTAATTACCATGGGAGGGATGGTATGGAGAACCATGGAAGCTGCAGAGGAACTGGTTAAATTGGGAATTGAAGTCGGAGTGATCAGCATGCCTTCCATAAAACCGCTGGATTACGAGCTTCTTCTTCAAGTTTCCAAAGAGACAGATATAATTCTCACTATCGAAGACCATAGTATTGTAGGTGGCTTAGGCGGTGCAGTCAGCGAATTCCTTTCCCAGGAAAATCCTATAAGAGTGGTCAGATTAGGAGTTCCCGATGTATTTAGTACTACGGGTAGCTATGGGGACCTTTTGGAAAAATATCATCTTTCCAAGAGCGGCATTGTAGATTATGTGATCAACCTTGTTAAGAAAAAGAAATCTTCTTATTCAAATTAA
- a CDS encoding TldD/PmbA family protein — translation MKDINSAKELTHKIKSLIQNTGFEIIASEVKSELTRFAESYIHQNVAETNLSLIVKIINDDRISTVEMNSMDHHTMAKNIEKAMEATKITPKLDYHYQLLKPQSYKIKSKYSKDTADFTPLNRAQWISQLIKEVNKKEYSAAGAFKTEESTLLVANSEGVFAFDRGTKVDFNCVITRDNSTAHIAFIDSDINHFNLNKNIDELLAAALKNDEQIEIDPGIYTVILSPEALAEILNYTGYTAFNGKTIMEGKSFVDHNQGKKIFPEMITVSDDPFDELTLPIPFDLVGYPREKTALIQNGVVKDGVYDHLTALKYNKKCTGNTLSPEQASFGALPFNLVMQEGSNSLEEIISSTKKGIYISRFHYVNIVNPMSVQLTGMTRDGTFLIEEGRMVKAIKNMRFNTSVIDMLKAVDMISQERQTKPGFVGPVVAPYLRTTHFTFSSKTSF, via the coding sequence ATGAAAGATATAAATTCAGCGAAAGAGCTTACTCATAAGATAAAAAGCTTAATACAAAATACCGGATTCGAAATAATTGCCTCAGAAGTGAAAAGTGAACTGACCCGATTTGCCGAATCTTACATCCACCAAAATGTGGCGGAAACCAATCTAAGTTTGATTGTAAAGATAATAAATGATGATAGGATCAGTACGGTCGAAATGAACAGTATGGACCACCACACCATGGCAAAAAATATAGAAAAAGCAATGGAAGCAACCAAGATCACCCCTAAACTGGATTATCATTATCAATTATTAAAACCCCAGTCGTACAAAATAAAAAGCAAATATTCTAAAGATACAGCCGATTTTACCCCTTTAAATCGAGCCCAATGGATAAGCCAATTGATAAAAGAGGTAAATAAAAAAGAATATAGTGCGGCGGGAGCCTTTAAAACAGAAGAATCGACTCTTTTAGTAGCCAACTCGGAAGGAGTTTTTGCTTTTGACCGGGGAACTAAAGTAGATTTCAATTGTGTTATTACTCGAGATAATTCCACTGCCCACATCGCCTTTATCGATAGCGATATTAATCATTTTAACTTAAATAAAAACATCGATGAATTATTAGCCGCTGCCTTAAAAAATGACGAACAGATCGAGATTGACCCGGGAATCTATACGGTTATTCTATCTCCGGAAGCCCTTGCAGAAATTTTAAACTATACCGGTTATACTGCTTTTAACGGTAAAACGATTATGGAGGGTAAGAGTTTCGTGGACCATAATCAAGGCAAGAAGATCTTTCCGGAAATGATAACGGTTTCTGATGATCCTTTTGATGAATTGACCTTGCCTATTCCCTTTGATCTGGTGGGATATCCCCGGGAAAAGACTGCCCTTATTCAAAACGGGGTAGTAAAAGATGGTGTTTATGATCACCTGACTGCCTTGAAATATAATAAAAAATGTACCGGGAATACTTTATCACCGGAGCAGGCTTCTTTCGGAGCCCTCCCTTTTAACCTGGTGATGCAGGAAGGGAGCAATTCTCTCGAAGAGATAATATCCTCTACTAAAAAAGGAATTTATATTTCACGTTTTCATTATGTCAATATAGTCAACCCGATGAGTGTTCAATTAACCGGAATGACCAGGGACGGGACTTTTCTGATAGAAGAGGGAAGGATGGTAAAGGCCATTAAAAATATGAGATTTAACACCAGCGTAATAGATATGTTAAAGGCAGTGGATATGATCTCTCAAGAAAGACAGACCAAGCCAGGATTTGTCGGTCCGGTGGTAGCCCCCTATCTTCGAACCACCCATTTCACTTTTTCCAGTAAAACAAGTTTTTGA
- a CDS encoding transketolase translates to MNNLKQTALNLRRNIITMIQSGQGGHVGGSLSCIEVITALYFSLLRCNPQEPQWEDRDRFILSAGHKCLALYSVLAEKGYFDKKLLTTYDSLNSKLPGHPDRHKLPGVEANTGSLGHGLAIGGGMALAGKIDQKDYKVYVLMGDGEIAEGSVWEAAEIASHYRLDNLIAIIDRNRLQIHGNTKDVLNTESLTAKWSSFGWQTLEIDGHDFVDIFGALKNLPLKKECPTCIIANTIKGKGLSFAENNYKYHYWKPTDEEMKKAFIELGMNYL, encoded by the coding sequence ATTAACAATTTAAAGCAAACAGCTCTAAATTTACGAAGAAATATTATCACAATGATTCAATCCGGACAGGGTGGCCATGTCGGCGGTAGTCTTTCGTGTATAGAAGTGATTACCGCATTGTATTTTTCCCTATTACGATGTAACCCGCAAGAACCTCAATGGGAAGATAGGGATCGATTTATTCTAAGCGCAGGGCATAAGTGTCTTGCCTTATATTCTGTTTTGGCAGAAAAAGGATATTTCGATAAAAAACTACTTACTACCTACGACTCTTTAAATAGTAAACTGCCTGGCCATCCCGATCGTCACAAACTACCCGGAGTGGAGGCCAATACCGGTTCTTTAGGGCATGGCCTTGCCATAGGGGGTGGAATGGCTCTTGCCGGGAAAATAGATCAGAAAGATTACAAAGTTTATGTCCTTATGGGTGATGGTGAAATTGCCGAAGGCTCTGTTTGGGAAGCAGCTGAAATAGCCAGTCATTACAGATTAGATAATCTGATAGCTATCATTGATAGAAACAGACTTCAAATACATGGAAATACCAAAGATGTTTTAAACACAGAATCGTTGACAGCGAAATGGAGTTCCTTTGGGTGGCAAACCCTTGAGATTGACGGACATGATTTTGTAGATATATTTGGAGCACTGAAAAATTTACCCCTTAAAAAAGAGTGTCCTACCTGTATCATAGCTAATACCATAAAAGGGAAAGGGCTTTCTTTTGCAGAGAATAATTACAAATATCATTATTGGAAACCAACAGATGAAGAAATGAAAAAAGCTTTTATTGAATTGGGGATGAATTATTTATGA
- a CDS encoding GntR family transcriptional regulator, whose protein sequence is MQHILDKTNPLPLYVQVADWLESMIKEERYQINTKIPSEGDLAQKFQLNRNTIRQAISMLVQKGFVEKQKGVGTFVKRKSPLLPIHKFGRMASFIDDFNLDNIVIEDNVILKKKITAGDELAGKLDIKPEDEVVQIDRVRIADKTPLIFERQFYSFRDFGELLEMEIKGSMYQILTKHFAADLNYSIQTLRAVNQVKEITRVLKINPNTPCLFLESLAYNSQNICIEVLQSFYRGDRYLFKVETGQYQIVNSLS, encoded by the coding sequence ATGCAGCATATCCTTGATAAGACTAACCCCTTACCTCTTTATGTTCAAGTTGCCGATTGGCTTGAGAGCATGATTAAAGAGGAAAGGTATCAGATTAATACCAAAATTCCTTCTGAAGGTGATCTGGCTCAGAAATTTCAGCTTAATAGAAACACCATTCGTCAGGCTATTTCAATGCTTGTACAAAAAGGTTTTGTTGAGAAACAGAAAGGGGTAGGTACCTTTGTTAAGAGGAAATCTCCCTTGTTACCTATTCATAAGTTCGGCAGAATGGCAAGTTTTATTGATGACTTTAACCTTGATAATATAGTGATAGAGGATAACGTTATTCTAAAAAAGAAGATTACAGCGGGAGATGAACTGGCCGGAAAGCTGGATATCAAACCCGAAGATGAGGTGGTACAAATAGATCGGGTGAGGATTGCGGATAAAACTCCGCTGATATTTGAAAGGCAGTTCTATTCCTTCAGGGATTTTGGAGAGCTTCTTGAAATGGAAATAAAAGGTTCCATGTACCAAATTTTAACCAAACATTTTGCTGCCGATCTTAATTACTCCATCCAAACCCTGCGCGCAGTAAATCAGGTAAAAGAAATCACCCGGGTGCTGAAAATAAATCCGAACACCCCCTGTCTTTTCTTAGAGAGTTTAGCCTATAACTCGCAAAACATCTGTATTGAAGTGCTTCAGTCTTTTTATCGTGGTGACAGGTACCTGTTTAAAGTTGAGACCGGACAGTACCAAATAGTAAATAGCTTAAGTTGA
- a CDS encoding TldD/PmbA family protein: protein MKEVLKNILNWLEPKISYADLRFVQTEKESIKVENGILSSYNVSTDRGVGIRVLADGAWGFAASHDLGLASLQKTAAKALDIARASALTKKEAIRLAPVDKYIDVYVTPIIKDPFGVNPAEKIDLLVKATRMMLKDKVKRSEGSFNFYKTHKIFLSSEGSEIEQTILESGGGIAAYAIGYEDFQKRSYPSSFEGDHATRGYEFIEEMNLLDHAERISEEANQLLTAPPAPEGIRDIVLGGSQLALQVHESCGHPVELDRVLGKEISYAGGSFLTLDKLNNFSYGSPEVSIVADATVPGGLGTFAYDDEGVPASKSYLVDKGKFVGYLMSREDAGQLGLKSNGAARAENWNRIPLVRMTNINLLAGNLELDELIGDIKEGLYLDYNRSWSIDDKRINFQFGTEIAREIKNGKLGKIYKNAVYQGITPEFWKSCDGISSEKYWQVWGLPNCGKGQPDQEMHVAHGTSPARFRKVKVGASK from the coding sequence ATGAAAGAAGTACTAAAAAATATTCTAAATTGGTTGGAACCGAAGATAAGCTATGCTGATCTAAGGTTTGTTCAGACCGAAAAGGAGTCTATTAAAGTAGAAAATGGCATCCTCTCTTCCTATAATGTCTCTACCGATAGAGGAGTAGGGATACGGGTATTGGCGGACGGTGCCTGGGGATTCGCGGCTTCCCATGATTTAGGTCTGGCGTCTTTGCAGAAAACAGCTGCCAAGGCATTGGATATTGCCCGAGCCTCTGCTCTAACTAAAAAAGAAGCAATCAGACTTGCCCCCGTAGATAAATACATCGATGTTTATGTTACACCGATCATCAAAGATCCCTTTGGCGTAAATCCCGCAGAAAAGATAGACCTTTTGGTAAAGGCTACCAGGATGATGCTAAAAGATAAAGTAAAGAGAAGCGAGGGTTCATTCAATTTTTACAAGACGCATAAAATATTTTTATCCAGTGAAGGCTCGGAAATAGAACAGACTATCTTGGAATCAGGCGGCGGAATCGCTGCTTATGCTATCGGTTACGAAGATTTCCAAAAACGTTCTTATCCTTCCAGTTTTGAAGGGGATCATGCTACACGGGGATATGAATTTATCGAAGAGATGAATTTATTAGACCACGCCGAAAGGATAAGCGAGGAAGCCAATCAGTTATTAACTGCTCCCCCTGCTCCGGAAGGGATAAGGGATATTGTATTGGGAGGGTCTCAACTTGCGCTTCAGGTCCATGAATCCTGTGGACACCCAGTAGAATTAGACCGGGTATTGGGAAAAGAAATTAGCTACGCCGGAGGGAGTTTCTTAACTCTGGATAAATTAAATAATTTTAGCTATGGAAGTCCGGAGGTGAGCATCGTGGCTGATGCAACGGTTCCGGGTGGATTAGGGACTTTCGCTTATGATGATGAAGGGGTCCCTGCCTCTAAAAGTTACCTGGTAGACAAAGGAAAATTTGTGGGTTATCTGATGTCCAGAGAAGATGCCGGCCAATTAGGATTAAAGAGTAATGGTGCAGCCCGGGCAGAAAATTGGAATAGAATTCCCCTGGTCAGGATGACCAATATCAATCTATTAGCAGGAAATTTAGAGCTGGACGAGCTTATCGGAGACATCAAAGAAGGTTTATATTTAGATTATAATAGGAGTTGGAGTATTGATGATAAAAGGATAAACTTCCAATTTGGTACCGAGATTGCCCGAGAAATAAAAAATGGGAAATTAGGAAAAATTTATAAAAACGCGGTCTATCAAGGAATAACACCGGAGTTTTGGAAATCTTGCGATGGGATAAGCTCTGAAAAATATTGGCAGGTCTGGGGATTGCCAAATTGTGGCAAAGGACAACCGGATCAGGAAATGCATGTAGCACACGGCACCTCCCCGGCAAGATTCAGAAAGGTAAAGGTAGGTGCTTCCAAATGA